TAAATTTTAAACATAAAAAAACCGGCAGAAGCCGGTTTTTTGAAATACATAACGTAAATATTAACGTTTTGAAAATTGTGGCTTTTTACGAGCCTTGTGTAAACCAACTTTCTTACGTTCAACTTTACGAGCATCACGAGTAACGAAACCAGCATTACGTAGAGCACTACGTAAAGTTTCGTCAAACTCCATTAATGCACGAGTAATACCGTGACGAATTGCGCCAGCTTGACCAGAAATACCACCACCAGTTACAGTGATGTTAAAGTCAAACTTTTCTAACATTTCAACTAAGTCTAATGGTTGACGAACAACCATACGAGCCGTTTCACGACCAAAGTATACAGAAATGTCACGTTTGTTAATTGTGATTGCACC
The Colwellia sp. Arc7-D genome window above contains:
- the rpsI gene encoding 30S ribosomal protein S9; this translates as MADNQYYGTGRRKSSTARVFMKAGSGAITINKRDISVYFGRETARMVVRQPLDLVEMLEKFDFNITVTGGGISGQAGAIRHGITRALMEFDETLRSALRNAGFVTRDARKVERKKVGLHKARKKPQFSKR